In Amyelois transitella isolate CPQ chromosome 26, ilAmyTran1.1, whole genome shotgun sequence, the following proteins share a genomic window:
- the LOC106138505 gene encoding NEDD4-binding protein 1, whose translation MFFPIMPRRKKSKNASTHSFPINSINSKKSANEYKVNRRKTNKNIKKLFEKLRSESDTSLISVQSSFENTTVAQDDTVIILDHNDNHGEKRKINECIVSESKRPRNDNTIVINDDDDVDTKTSENTNSPAKCINPINCSTPIAKPSTSRLGVVNVTKEINEDSYLTIDLTTDSELRGETSKQNTVIDLVNKSDAPDCSIVSVSNASLSSGDSDVTVVNMMKKKSTNKNMRKIANGIAKLNSTEKGRLLELITKNIFSGCQLPVTVESSHNVAERTTRGTETQEHTYIREVILGETPSRNSIGSNIYNPQREIKNKSGLRMVVIDGSNVAMEYTKGRQFSVKALKICIDYFLRRGHIVKAFVPRFRCKFGMSSDPRLLDDLERQGLVIYTPSRDIKGRRVCSYDDRYIVQCAAEFDGVIVSGDNYRDLHCENPRWQYVIENRLLPFTWVNDMIMFPRDPLGRNGPTLEEFLRHPTPANMTSDNCPTSFL comes from the exons atgtttttcccCATCATGCCAAGA AGAAAGAAAAGTAAGAATGCTTCAACACACTCTTTTccaattaattcaataaattctAAAAAGTCTGCGAACGAGTACAAAGTGAACCGACGGAaaacaaataagaatattaaaaaactttttgaaaaactaCGCAGTGAGAGTGATACATCCTTAATATCAGTACAATCTTCCTTTGAAAACACCACAGTCGCTCAAGATGATACTGTAATAATATTAGATCACAATGACAACCATGgagaaaaaaggaaaataaacgaATGTATTGTGAGCGAGTCTAAACGCCCAAGAAATGATAACACGATTGTtataaatgatgatgatgatgttgaCACTAAGACATCTGAAAACACAAATAGTCCAGCCAAATGTATAAACCCAATTAATTGCTCCACTCCCATAGCTAAACCTTCCACATCAAGACTTGGTGTTGTAAACGTAACTAAAGAGATTAACGAAGATTCATATTTAACCATAGATCTGACTACTGATAGTGAATTGAGGGGCGAGACTAGTAAACAGAATACTGTTATAGATTTGGTTAATAAGTCCGATGCTCCAGATTGTAGTATAGTATCAGTTAGTAATGCAAGTTTGTCGAGTGGTGATTCGGATGTGACTGTGGTCAATATGATGAAAAAGAAGAGTACGAATAAAAATATGCGTAAGATTGCAAACGGGATAGCGAAGTTAAATTCTACGGAGAAAGGACGCTTGTTGGAGCTGATCACGAAGAATATATTCAGTGGGTGTCAGTTACCTGTCACCGTAGAGAGCTCACATAACGTTGCG GAACGCACAACCCGTGGCACGGAAACccaagaacatacatatattcggGAAGTCATTTTAGGTGAAACGCCATCTAGGAATAGCATAGGGAGTAACATATACAACCCGCAACGAgaaatcaaaaacaaatctGGGCTACGGATGGTCGTTATAGACGGTAGCAATGTGGCTATGGA ATACACGAAAGGTAGGCAGTTTTCAGTGAAAGCGCTGAAGATCTGCATAGACTACTTCTTAAGGCGCGGGCATATCGTTAAGGCATTTGTGCCAAGGTTCAG GTGTAAGTTCGGGATGAGTTCAGACCCACGTCTTTTGGACGATTTGGAGCGACAGGGCCTCGTTATATACACTCCGTCGAGAGACATCAAGGGACGGCGCGTCTGCTCTTACGATGATAG GTACATAGTACAATGCGCCGCAGAGTTCGACGGCGTTATAGTATCCGGAGACAATTACAGGGACTTGCATTGTGAGAATCCAAGATGGCAGTACGTTATAGAGAACAGACTCCTCCCATTTACCTGGGTCAATGACATGATCATGTTCCCGAGAGACCCTTTGGGCAGAAACGGGCCGACGTTAGAAGAGTTCTTAAGGCACCCCACTCCTGCAAATATGACCTCCGATAATTGTCCTACAAGTTTTCTGTGA